A genomic segment from Colletotrichum higginsianum IMI 349063 chromosome 5, whole genome shotgun sequence encodes:
- a CDS encoding Integral membrane protein duf6, translated as MYAAGDGYVDLRYGPPLGAGPDYRNVLTTHPQLLSLPRSINAGIPGLRSEIPQQDGCDHGLDQGYYPGELQDGPDCRFPLPFSVDEANAAHAPDSCGSHFDATIEEKQASPWSTSQPISRAASSALNSAGSSGDDMEWAVDLGWTTSEVGSPSQFLESSDMTGLDGLATSTSCKAAPQVASPTEKQQPVDDVVLARDTKPEPAERVSAPPTSSLPGRTGINAASQSFYGLRDAVCRSLDKNQHVIARALAAPGDKTSNTSGTADLVPAGESYPYDGSWWTLESDAALQAYIAAFSDYFYSFIPKTAIEARVREARLPDASHLVRGFASAVLALGAYYHHLCRRQHGDVFVAGSGAQKQNQKQKQHSCSRNGDSGHLDGAQASWRLRGALAFRGPYDLQASIASECDLPSLVTENVAIAVMHVRELDLVQMNADDEESALSSAYSYVLDVSHALDRGAPPMLDCDWMDGSSPSDQESEQDLLGIRSLAAVMHRCLRRQFSPRASYTYSSEMVIPGGGRRQSHWESQDQLRHWVELFPGLKLRITPGNNGGLPTSTARLAFCMYHRAVFLTHCPWIAATAGLDSEPVLEHDHDALGRGCCIRACLESAQQLIDAIPCFFSTSSSGTKLERQTMEDLVLASLFLIIYCKVNRDVPGEHRRKAVALAGLCHGSLARISLDESDVDCDDDSDGQVNSDGHHLILERIGVLVSIADRCNPT; from the exons ATGTACGCTGCCGGCGACGGCTACGTCGACCTCAGATACGGGCCCCCGCTCGGAGCTGGTCCCGACTACCGTAATGTCCTCACGACACACCCTCAGCTTCTGTCTCTTCCTCGCTCCATCAACGCAGGCATTCCCGGCCTCAGGTCCGAGATACCACAACAAGACGGCTGCGACCATGGCCTGGACCAAGGCTACTATCCTGGAGAGCTGCAGGATGGGCCCGACTGCCGGTTCCCGTTACCCTTCTCAGTCGACGAAGCCAACGCTGCTCATGCCCCGGACTCTTGCGGCTCCCATTTTGATGCCACCATCGAGGAGAAACAGGCCAGTCCATGGAGCACCTCTCAGCCGATCTCGagggccgcctcctccgccctcAACTCTGCCGGTTCGTCGGGTGACGACATGGAATGGGCCGTCGACTTGGGCTGGACAACCTCCGAAGTCGGGAGCCCTTCTCAGTTCCTCGAATCGTCCGACATgaccggcctcgacggcttGGCAACGTCAACCAGTTGCAAGGCGGCCCCCCAGGTGGCTTCTCCGACGGAAAAGCAACAgccggtcgacgacgtcgtcctcgcccgcgACACAAAACCTGAGCCCGCCGAGCGCGTCAGTgcaccgccgacgtcgtctctTCCGGGCCGGACTGGAATAAACGCAGCTTCGCAGTCATTCTACGGACTGCGCGACGCTGTCTGCCGCTCGCTCGACAAAAACCAGCACGTGATCGCTCGTGCTCTGGCCGCCCCTGGAGATAAGACGTCAAACACCAGCGGGACCGCGGACCTAGTGCCGGCTGGCGAGTCATATCCTTATGATGGCTCTTGGTGGACGCTTGAGAGTGATGCGGCTCTCCAAGCGTACATTGCAG CCTTCAGCGACTACTTTTACAG CTTCATCCCCAAGaccgccatcgaggcccgGGTCAGGGAGGCCCGTCTCCCGGACGCGAGCCACCTCGTCCGCGGGTTCGCAagcgccgtcctcgccctcggcgcatACTACCACCATCTttgccggcggcagcacggagacgtcttcgtcgccggtTCCGGTGCCCAGAAGCAGAaccagaagcagaagcaacaTTCTTGCTCACGCAACGGCGACAGCGGACACTTGGATGGCGCCCAGGCATCGTGGCGGCTACGTGGCGCCCTTGCTTTCCGCGG TCCTTATGACCTTCAGGCCTCCATTGCCAGCGAGTGCGATTTACCATCTCTAGTCACCGAGAATGTGGCAATCGCCGTCATGCACGTTCGGGAACTGGACTTGGTACAGATGaatgccgatgatgaggagtCTGCACTCAGCTCGGCATATTCGTACGTTCTAGACGTGTCTCACGCTCTTGATCGAGGAGCGCCTCCG ATGCTCGATTGCGACTGGATGGACGGCTCGAGCCCATCTGACCAAGAGTCCGAACAGGACCTGCTGGGTATACGCTCCCTGGCGGCTGTGATGCACCGCTGCTTGAGAAGGCAGTTCAGTCCCCGGGCGTCTTACACCTACTCTTCCGAGATGGTGATCCCTGGCGGTGGCAGAAGGCAAAGCCATTGGGAGTCCCAGGACCAGCTTCGGCACTGGGTCGAGCTCTTCCCCGGCCTGAAGTTGCGGATAACGCCAGGGAACAACGGCGGTCTGCCCACCAGCACGGCACGCCTGGCCTTCTGCATGTACCACCGCGCCGTTTTCCTGACGCATTGCCCGTGGATCGCGGCCACTGCCGGGCTTGACTCTGAGCCCGTGCTCGAGCATGATCACGATGCCCTTGGACGCGGGTGCTGCATTCGGGCGTGCCTGGAATCGGCCCAGCagctcatcgacgccatcccTTGCTTCTTTTCCACGTCTTCATCCGGCACAAAGCTAGAGAG ACAAACTATGGAGGACCTGGTGCTAGCCAGCCTATTCCTCATCATCTATTGCAAGGTTAATAGGGACGTCCCGGGGGAGCACAGGCGGAAGGCGGTTGCACTGGCCGGGCTATGCCACGGATCCCTGGCCCGCATAAGTCTTGACGAGAGCGATGTCGACTGCGACGA